DNA from Mycobacterium sp. SMC-8:
ACCGGGCGGGGTGTCCAGCGACGGTTTGGCGTTGCGGCCGGCTTGCATGTCCTGCAGCAACTCGCCGCCGCCGGAGAGGACCAGCGCGTTGATCCACACCGTGTAGCCCTCGTAGCGCTGGGCCTGGACGGCGATTTTCTTCTGTTGGCTCACAGCTGCTTTGAGCATCTCGTCCCAGGTGAACGTCGGCGAGGCGGGATCCACCCCGGCCGCGGCGGCGGCCGACTTGCGGTACCAGAGCAACTGGGCGTTGGACTTGTAAGGCGCCCCGTAGAGCGTGTCCTCCCACATTCCGGTCTCGATGGGGGCGGGCAGCATTCCCGCGGTGAGCCGCTGCGCTTCCTCGGGGGTGTACGGGCGCAGGAATCCGGCGTTGGCGAATTCAGCCGTGAACACCACGTCCATGCTCACCAGATCGATCGACGAATCACCGGCGGCCAGTCGGCGCACCATCTGTTCACGCTGGGCGGTCGCGGTGCTCGGCAGCGATTCGATGCGCACCTGGTAGGCGCCGCCGGAGGCCTCCGCGCATTGCTCTGCGCGCGCCGCGGAGCCGCCGTTGTCGGGGAGGATGTACCACGTCAGCGTCGGGGGACCGCCCTCGCTGCCGCAGCCGGACAGCACCGTCGCCGCGATCAGGGGCGCAGTGGCCAGCGCGATCGCACGACGCCGTCGCCCGCGGGCGAACTGATTTCGTTTCATCACGTCCTCGTCTATGAAGTTGTGGTCTCCGATGAGGGCCACGGGCAGCACATTCGGTACGTATGTGAGTGTGTCACACCTCACAGGCTCGGTGGGGCAGCGGTGTCAGCGCGGCGGGGCGGTGGATCCGCGGATGACCAGCCTGGTCGGCAATGTGGTCACCGCAGACATGGTTTCGGCGGCCTCTCCGTCGTCGAGTCGGTCGAGCACCGCGCGTGCCGCGAGCCTGCCCTGCTCGCGCACCGGTTGCGCGACCGTCGTCAGATCGCTGATGTCGGCGGAGGGATGATCATCCACCCCGATCACCGAAATCTGCTGGGGCACAGTGATTCCAGCGCGTCGTAGGGTGCGCAGCGCGCCAAGCGCGATCTCGTCGGAGTGGCAGAAGACCGCAGTGGGCAGGCGGTCCTGGCTCAGCAGCGTCTCCATGCCGTGGGCCCCGCCGTCGATGCTCCACTTCACCGTCACCACGGTCGGGTCGGGCAATCCGGCCTCGTGCAGCTGCGAGTGGAACCCCCGGATGCGGGCCTGGTCGGTGGCCCATGGGATGTCGGTGTCGTCGGCGGCCTGGATCATCGCGATGTCGCGATGGCCGATCCGCACCAGGTGGCCGACGGCCTGCTGTGCGGCGCGCTCGTCGTCGATGCCGATCCACGGCCGGTGATCCCTGGCGCGATGCCCGCCGACGAACACCGTGGGCACCGCGAGCTGCTCCAGCCGGGTGTGCTCACGGGTGGACAGGGGAAGCGACACCACGATCGCCGCGTCGACCTTGCGACGCAACGGAAGCGCTTCGAAGAAGCGATGCCGCGCGCCCGAATCGGGCACCGTGCACAGCACCAGATCCACACCGACGGTGTCGAACTCATCGGCGATTCCCGCGAGGATCGTCGAGTAGAACCACGCGTCGATCCGGGGGACGATCACCCCGACGCGGCCGGTGGGTCCGCCCGACAGGCGCGAGGCCTCCGGGGACACGACGTAGGAAAGGTCCCGCGCCGCGGCGAGGATGCGGTCGCGGGTGGCGGGGGAGACGCCGGCCTCGCCGCGCAGCGCGCGGGAGACCGAGGCGATGGACACCCCGGACCGGCGCGCCACGTCGGTCATGTTGACGGTCTGCCTGGGGATCATAGGGTGACCAGAATAACCGTACGTAAGTATTTACGTAAGAGGAATTCTGATTGACAAATTCCTTTGAAAACGGGAATCTGGGCGAGAAAACGTTTACGTACGCTCATGCCCGGAGGAGTTCGCCCAGTGGCCCCCGAACAGTCGTGGTGGCAGACCGCCGTCGTCTACCAGGTCTACATCCGCAGCTTCGCCGACGGAAACGGCGACGGCATCGGCGACATCGCGGGCCTGCGGGCACGGTTGCCCTACCTGGCCCGGCTCGGCGTCGACGCGATCTGGATCAACCCGTGGTACCCGTCACCGATGGCCGACGCCGGCTACGACGTCGCCGACTACCGCGACATCGAACCCGACTACGGCACGCTGGACGAGGCTCAGGCGCTGATCGTCGAGGCGCACGATCTGGGTGTCCGCGTGATCCTCGACATCGTGCCCAACCACACCTCCGACCGGCACTCGTGGTTCCAGGCCGCCCTCGCCGGCGACCCGCGTGCGCGCCGGCGGTACCACTTCGGGCCCGGCCGGGGCGCCGACGGCGCGTCACCGCCGAACAACTGGCAGAGCGTGTTCGGTGGGCCTGCCTGGACCCGGGTGGAGGAAGGTCCCCTGAAAGGTCAGTGGTACCTGCACCTGTTCGCGCCCGCCCAGCCGGATCTCAACTGGGCCAACGACGAGGTGCGCGCCGAGTTCGAGGACATCCTGGCGTTCTGGTTCGACCGGGGTGTCGACGGCTTCCGCATCGACGTCGCGCACGGTCTGGTCAAAGAGGCCGGTCTCCCCGACGGTGTGAGCACCGACGATGAACCGCAGGCGTTGCTGCACACTCAGTCCCGGCACCCCGCGTGGGACCAGGACGGGGTGCACGAGATCTACCGGGGCTGGCGCGCGGTGGCCGACCGCTACACGCCGGAACGGATCTTCATCGCCGAGGCGTGGGTGCCCAGCAATGAGCGGCTGGCCCGTTACCTGCGCGCCGACGAACTGCACACCGCATTCCAGTTCGACTTCCTGCGCACCCCGTGGCGAGCGGAGCTGATGCGCAAGGTCATCGACGATGCGATCCGCTCAGCCGCGTCGGTCGGTGCACCGCCGACGTGGGTGCTGTCCAACCACGATGTCACCCGCACCGTGACGCGGTTCTCCCGGTCGCAGCCGGCACATCTGATCGACACCGACTGGGAGCGGGGACGTTGGGGCGGGGAGGCGGCCGACC
Protein-coding regions in this window:
- a CDS encoding extracellular solute-binding protein, translated to MALIGDHNFIDEDVMKRNQFARGRRRRAIALATAPLIAATVLSGCGSEGGPPTLTWYILPDNGGSAARAEQCAEASGGAYQVRIESLPSTATAQREQMVRRLAAGDSSIDLVSMDVVFTAEFANAGFLRPYTPEEAQRLTAGMLPAPIETGMWEDTLYGAPYKSNAQLLWYRKSAAAAAGVDPASPTFTWDEMLKAAVSQQKKIAVQAQRYEGYTVWINALVLSGGGELLQDMQAGRNAKPSLDTPPGLKAAEIVGNLGRSPAAPADLSNASEEQARANFQSDEGMFMVNWPYVLAAARSAAEEGTLPQAVVDDIGWARYPRVSPDRASAPPLGGANLGIGAYTEHPEQAVALVECINAEPKATQYMLDESEPSPYAASYDDPQIRETYENADLIRESIGDGGPRPPTPFYTDISGAIQQTWHPPDAVNAQTPERTDQFMADVLAGRRLL
- a CDS encoding LacI family DNA-binding transcriptional regulator is translated as MIPRQTVNMTDVARRSGVSIASVSRALRGEAGVSPATRDRILAAARDLSYVVSPEASRLSGGPTGRVGVIVPRIDAWFYSTILAGIADEFDTVGVDLVLCTVPDSGARHRFFEALPLRRKVDAAIVVSLPLSTREHTRLEQLAVPTVFVGGHRARDHRPWIGIDDERAAQQAVGHLVRIGHRDIAMIQAADDTDIPWATDQARIRGFHSQLHEAGLPDPTVVTVKWSIDGGAHGMETLLSQDRLPTAVFCHSDEIALGALRTLRRAGITVPQQISVIGVDDHPSADISDLTTVAQPVREQGRLAARAVLDRLDDGEAAETMSAVTTLPTRLVIRGSTAPPR
- a CDS encoding glycoside hydrolase family 13 protein; protein product: MPGGVRPVAPEQSWWQTAVVYQVYIRSFADGNGDGIGDIAGLRARLPYLARLGVDAIWINPWYPSPMADAGYDVADYRDIEPDYGTLDEAQALIVEAHDLGVRVILDIVPNHTSDRHSWFQAALAGDPRARRRYHFGPGRGADGASPPNNWQSVFGGPAWTRVEEGPLKGQWYLHLFAPAQPDLNWANDEVRAEFEDILAFWFDRGVDGFRIDVAHGLVKEAGLPDGVSTDDEPQALLHTQSRHPAWDQDGVHEIYRGWRAVADRYTPERIFIAEAWVPSNERLARYLRADELHTAFQFDFLRTPWRAELMRKVIDDAIRSAASVGAPPTWVLSNHDVTRTVTRFSRSQPAHLIDTDWERGRWGGEAADHVLGRRRARAAALVQLALPGTAYVYQGEELALEEIEELPADARQDPTWVQSGFTDVGRDGCRIPLPWTETSAPYGFAAHPETETWLPQPEHWAEHSVQAQDRDPASTLNLYRAALQLRPALWRDAGDVTWTEVAPGVAAFERGGTQCWVNTGDTTVRLPAGATVVLSSEPDVGGTLAPDTAVWLK